GCCCGCCTTCCGCGGCAAGAGCATCGACCTGGACGCCTCGGTCATCGCCTACGGCCCGGACCGCAAGAAGGTCGACAACTGCTTCTTCGGCAAGCTGACGATCCTGGGCGGCGCGATCCAGCACTCCGGCGACAACCTCACCGGCGAGGGCGCCGGCGACGACGAGGCGATCACCGTCCACCTCGGCGGGCTGCCCCCGGAGGTGACGGGCCTGGTCTTCGTCGTGAACTCCTTCACCGGCCAGAAGTTCTCCGACGTCGCCAAGGCGTACTGCCGCCTGCTGGACGCCCAGAGCGGCGAGGAGCTGGTCCGCTTCGACCTCACCCACGCGGAGCCGCGCACGGGCGTGATGATGGCCAAGCTCATCCGCCAGTTCTCCGGCGAGTGGGAAATGACCGCGCTCGGCGAGTTCGTCGACTCCCGCACGGTACGCGGCATGGTCAAACCGGCCGCAAAGGCCCTGTGAGCCACTGACGCCCGCGTCCCTGACGGCCCCTCGGGCCCGTCAGGGGCGGGCCGTGGCCGCGCGGCGACGGGCCCCCACCCACGGATCGTCCCACCGCCGCCTCAGGTCCACGGTGTCCCGCAGCGCCGCCCCGCCGGACGGCCTGCCCTGGTGCGGGAACGGTCCAGGACCGAAAATTGTGTCGTCCGTATCCGTCGAGCTCCACTGCCTCTCCTCCCCCGTCCGCCCGCCCCCGCCGTTCCCCCTCTCCGCCACGCCCTTCAGCCCCGCCCCGGCACGGCCCAGCCCGTCGCGGCGCATCCCCCACGGCACGCACGAGGAGCGTTCGATGACGCAGCAGCCGCCGCCGGCCGGCCCCGCGGACCCCCCGGACGGCCCAGCGCCCCCGGACCTCCCCGACCGGGTGGTGAGGATCTACGGCGAGCTCGACCTCAGCACCGTCCCCGCCTTCGCCGGCGGCTTCATCAATTTCGGCTACTGGTCGGGCCTGCCCGGCCCCGCGGACCGGCTGCTGACCGAGTCCGACCGGGTGCGCAGCGAAGAGGATCTCTACCGTCTGGTGCTCGGCACCTTCGACCGGCCGCAGGGCCGCACCGCCCTGGACGTCGGCTGCGGGCGCGGGCTGGGCTGTGCGCTGGCGCTGCGGGAATTCGGCCTGGGGACGGTCATCGGGCTGGATGCGCACCCCGACCAGATCGCCCGTGCCCGGGAGGCGAACGCGGCGCTGCTCACCGCATCGGAGAAGAGCTCCGGGCGGCTGGAGTTCGTCCAGGGCGCGGCCCAGCGCATCCCGCTCCCCGACGGCGGTGTCGACTGCCTCTTCTCCGTCGAGGCGGCGCAGCACTTCCGCGATCTGGCCGGTTTCGCCCGGGAGGCGGCGCGGGTGCTGCGCCCCGGCGGCCGGCTGGCGCTGACGACCTTCTTCGCCCGCACGCGGTCGGCCGCCCGGGAGCTGCCCGCGCTGCTGCCCCCGTACGCCGACGGCCTGGACGTCCCGCATGTGGTGGACGAGGTCGCCGGGACGCTGACCGCGGCGGGTCTGCGCGAGGTCCGGGTGCAGTCGGTCGGCGACGGGGTCTGGGAGTACTACGACCGCTACATGGCCCAGCAGCCGGACCTCCGCGACGACTGGCCGCGCCGCTATCTGACGGCATATGAGACCGGGCTGCTGGACTACTACCTGCTGACGGCAGGAGCGGGCTGAGGCACCCGCCCCGCCGCCGGGGTACGGCTACTTCCGACGTCTACATCTGACGGCTATATCTGGCGGCTACTTCTGACGGCGCTGCCGCTTCCAGGGTCCGGTGATGGCCAGCATGATGCCGGGCTCCTGGATGTTGGCGAACAGCGTCCGCCCGTCCGGGGAGAACACCGGCCCGGTGAACTCGCTGAACTCCGGCTCGTCCGCGGTGCCGATGTTGAGCTCGTTGCGGGCGACCGGGTAGGTCCGTCCGTCGTCGGTGGCCCCGAAGAGGTGCTGTACGCCCTC
This Streptomyces decoyicus DNA region includes the following protein-coding sequences:
- a CDS encoding class I SAM-dependent methyltransferase, with the protein product MTQQPPPAGPADPPDGPAPPDLPDRVVRIYGELDLSTVPAFAGGFINFGYWSGLPGPADRLLTESDRVRSEEDLYRLVLGTFDRPQGRTALDVGCGRGLGCALALREFGLGTVIGLDAHPDQIARAREANAALLTASEKSSGRLEFVQGAAQRIPLPDGGVDCLFSVEAAQHFRDLAGFAREAARVLRPGGRLALTTFFARTRSAARELPALLPPYADGLDVPHVVDEVAGTLTAAGLREVRVQSVGDGVWEYYDRYMAQQPDLRDDWPRRYLTAYETGLLDYYLLTAGAG